In Aegilops tauschii subsp. strangulata cultivar AL8/78 chromosome 3, Aet v6.0, whole genome shotgun sequence, one genomic interval encodes:
- the LOC109743899 gene encoding uncharacterized protein has protein sequence MHSPSKRLITSMSKRLAVSNLQGWADLPDDLLHSIVALLGSSLDLLAFAATCRPWRAAFFSHPSKSTLCFSCPPVLIRQNPIQPPSNGHAKPQRFNLVDPSNTGTNYRCQIREEILQKFYFAGSSYGQLIFFRHRCCLVVDAFSGAEVSPPCLPELNHNVFESYYCSTLTAPLASPNSRLLASTKSSLFDWPVGSDSWSELKLSNVQVRQIVELNGQFIAMDDHMKIYTLQLAPQLGLQDLPIEWCGGKIPSMDSKPFLVVCRDMLLMVCYSLVSLFRGSSFCTLHRLDMSTNPAKWVEMKKLDNWALFVAADIRTPPFSCVNPERWGGRSNCLYYTHHSEPWGVRWLGNEPDLLKDPSASRDLVFGRNMWRYPQSLWVYPSMFYSDRK, from the coding sequence ATGCACAGCCCCAGTAAACGGTTGATTACCTCTATGTCCAAACGCCTTGCTGTGTCCAATCTCCAAGGCTGGGCAGACCTCCCAGATGACCTGCTGCACTCAATTGTTGCTCTCTTGGGCTCCTCCCTTGACCTTCTTGCCTTTGCTGCCACCTGCCGCCCTTGGCGTGCCGCTTTCTTCTCACACCCATCCAAATCTACCTTGTGCTTCTCATGCCCCCCTGTCCTCATCCGACAAAACCCCATCCAACCTCCTAGCAATGGTCATGCCAAGCCACAAAGATTTAACTTAGTTGATCCATCCAACACAGGCACCAACTATCGCTGCCAGATACGTGAAGAAATTCTCCAGAAATTTTATTTTGCTGGTTCTTCCTATGGTCAGCTCATCTTCTTCCGCCACAGATGTTGCCTTGTTGTTGATGCATTTAGTGGTGCAGAAGTTTCACCTCCATGTCTCCCTGAGTTGAACCATAATGTTTTTGAGTCGTACTATTGTAGCACTCTGACTGCTCCCCTTGCATCACCCAACTCACGCCTCCTTGCCAGTACAAAATCCTCCCTATTTGACTGGCCAGTTGGAAGTGACTCTTGGTCtgaactcaagctttccaatgtgCAAGTACGGCAGATTGTGGAATTAAATGGTCAGTTCATTGCCATGGATGATCATATGAAGATCTACACTTTGCAGTTGGCGCCCCAGCTTGGCCTGCAAGACCTACCAATAGAGTGGTGCGGCGGCAAGATACCAAGCATGGATTCGAAACCATTTCTAGTGGTCTGCCGCGACATGCTTCTGATGGTTTGCTATTCTCTGGTATCCCTATTCCGGGGATCAAGCTTCTGTACACTCCACCGCCTTGACATGTCTACCAATCCTGCAAAATGGGTAGAGATGAAGAAGCTGGACAATTGGGCACTCTTCGTTGCAGCTGACATCAGGACCCCACCATTTTCTTGCGTTAACCCAGAACGGTGGGGAGGGAGAAGCAACTGCTTGTACTACACTCACCACTCTGAACCTTGGGGTGTGCGATGGTTGGGCAATGAGC